The proteins below are encoded in one region of Tamandua tetradactyla isolate mTamTet1 chromosome 9, mTamTet1.pri, whole genome shotgun sequence:
- the AP5B1 gene encoding AP-5 complex subunit beta-1: MGPLSRESWAQRLRAFRASPSAFLAGPEGEGLGRDLLSDLRSEKLGEQTKVSLLTLALEYPALLWPDVPAAEAAAVFLLDTLVLLPPRPSALRRPLLLAATTTLAAGGALGPASGASGRLLPLLLGLASGRDLGRGFGPASEQHLLQATACECLRELESCRPGLLGGCLGLLRGLLGREGPVQPLSLLLGLVLHNTLVGQARAGASLQDQLVAGDCSSGDVRSPTIPWDWTLAGEGDGHLQAQAPSWPAAEEEERGLEVLEPSPEEARELRAVAAQLLDASYLLTPVAQAQLLWLLGWALRGRRGQPPALFKPQLVRLLGTAQLVLLHAVLALKAAFGEAMFTAQDEALLLRRLALAAQHPALPVPAHLFYLHCLLSFPENWPLGPTGEEAAPLLLGPRQCRGLLPSLLHDPLGLLARLHLLCLLSVQGEEEEEEEEVQAQSPRRYLQDLLAGVRQMAALEGGPRASATLCFQASYLVACCLAGEPAVLNSLTHGLAQLYRARPALAPHFVDFLDRVAPELGKPLGVMLRQEVVSREGSDGALRWHLQMLAKVVDGEAPVATLRFLRAAAAHCKDWGLEQALLRVCRALLWAGGGGGLVDFLQELAGQLEDPDGRDHARLYYILLAHLAGPKLGVALGPSLAAPALTSSLVAENQGFAAALTVQEALSPLRLSVGPRRAEGPDPVLQLQVEAQEPLYSLELRFRVQGQLYAPLGAVHVPHLRPGRPLPLALPLQPRRPAPTQLHVQALYTTPTGLTCHARLPPVTVDFASLFLPFPQPPGGAGPDFFEELWASCLPKGAESRVWCPLGPQGLEALVARHLEPFVVAAQPPTSYSVAIRLPPASRLLLRLQATPAGGVPVALRTDDWAVLPLAGDFLRGLSAAG; this comes from the exons ATGGGGCCGCTGAGCCGGGAATCCTGGGCCCAGCGCCTCCGGGCTTTCCGGGCCAGCCCATCCGCCTTCCTCGCAGGCCCCGAGGGTGAGGGTCTGGGCCGTGACCTGCTGAGTGACCTGAGGAGCGAGAAGTTGGGTGAACAGACCAAG GTTTCTTTGCTGACCCTGGCCTTGGAGTACCCAGCCCTGCTGTGGCCCGACGTCCCTGCAGCCGAAGCTGCTGCCGTCTTCCTCCTGGACACCCTGGTCCTTCTACCCCCACGGCCCTCTGCTCTCCGGCGGCCCCTGCTGCTGGCGGCCACCACAACCCTGGCAGCAGGAGGGGCGCTGGGTCCCGCCTCCGGGGCGTCGGGCCGCCTCCTGCCCCTGCTGCTGGGCCTGGCCTCAGGCCGAGATCTGGGTCGAGGCTTTGGCCCTGCCTCGGAGCAGCACCTCCTGCAGGCCACAGCGTGCGAGTGCCTGCGGGAGCTGGAGAGCTGCAGGCCGGGGCTGCTGGGGGGTTGCCTGGGCCTGCTGCGGGGCCTGCTGGGGCGGGAGGGCCCCGTCCAGCCCCTCAGCCTGCTGCTGGGCCTGGTCCTGCACAACACCTTGGTGGGACAAGCCAGGGCTGGGGCCAGCCTGCAGGACCAGCTCGTGGCTGGCGACTGCTCCTCAGGGGATGTCCGCAGTCCCACCATTCCTTGGGACTGGACGCTAGCTGGGGAAGGTGATGGCCACCTCCAGGCCCAGGCGCCCAGCTGGCCGGCGGCCGAGGAGGAGGAACGGGGCCTTGAAGTGCTCGAGCCCAGCCCCGAGGAGGCGCGGGAGCTGCGGGCTGTCGCGGCCCAGCTCCTGGATGCCTCTTACCTGCTCACTCCTGTGGCCCAGGCCCAGCTCCTCTGGCTCCTGGGCTGGGCCCTGCGGGGCAGGCGGGGACAGCCACCAGCGCTCTTCAAGCCGCAGCTGGTGCGGTTGCTGGGCACGGCCCAGCTGGTGCTGCTGCACGCTGTGCTGGCGCTGAAGGCGGCCTTCGGCGAGGCCATGTTCACAGCCCAGGACGAGGCCTTGCTGCTCCGTCGGCTTGCCCTGGCCGCCCAGCACCCCGCCCTGCCCGTGCCTGCCCACCTCTTCTACCTGCACTGCCTGCTCAGCTTCCCCGAGAACTGGCCGCTCGGCCCCACGGGGGAGGAGGCCGCCCCGCTGCTGCTCGGGCCCCGGCAGTGCCGCGGCCTCCTGCCCAGCCTCCTGCACGACCCGCTAGGTCTCCTGGCCCGCCTGCACCTACTGTGCCTGCTCAGTGTCCAGGgcgaagaggaagaagaggaggaggaggtccAGGCTCAGAGCCCCCGGCGCTACCTGCAGGACCTGCTGGCCGGCGTGCGGCAGATGGCCGCCCTAGAGGGGGGCCCCCGGGCCTCGGCCACGCTCTGCTTCCAGGCCTCCTACTTGGTTGCCTGCTGCCTGGCAGGGGAGCCCGCGGTGCTGAACTCTCTGACCCATGGGCTGGCCCAACTGTACCGGGCCCGGCCGGCGTTGGCCCCCCATTTTGTGGACTTCCTAGATCGAGTGGCCCCCGAGCTGGGGAAGCCCCTGGGGGTGATGTTGCGGCAGGAGGTGGTGTCCAGAGAGGGCAGTGACGGGGCTCTTCGTTGGCATCTGCAGATGTTGGCAAAGGTGGTGGACGGCGAGGCCCCCGTTGCCACCCTGCGCTTCCTGCGGGCGGCAGCTGCCCACTGCAAGGACTGGGGCCTGGAGCAAGCCCTGCTGCGGGTCTGCCGGGCCCTGctgtgggcagggggtgggggcggccTGGTGGACTTCCTGCAGGAGCTGGCCGGGCAGCTGGAGGACCCTGATGGCCGGGACCATGCCCGCCTCTACTACATCCTCCTGGCCCACCTGGCAGGCCCCAAGCTGGGGGTGGCTCTGGGCCCCTCGCTTGCCGCCCCTGCCTTAACCTCCTCGCTGGTGGCCGAGAACCAGGGCTTTGCCGCGGCGCTGACCGTGCAGGAGGCCCTGTCCCCGCTGCGGCTGAGTGTGGGTCCCCGCAGAGCCGAGGGCCCCGACCCAGTGCTGCAGCTCCAGGTGGAGGCGCAGGAGCCGCTCTACTCCCTGGAGTTGCGCTTCCGCGTGCAGGGGCAGCTCTATGCACCCCTGGGCGCCGTCCACGTGCCCCACCTGCGTCCGGGCCGCCCCCTGCCTCTGGCCCTGCCGCTGCAGCCCCGACGCCCAGCCCCGACGCAGCTGCACGTCCAGGCTCTGTACACCACACCCACCGGCCTCACGTGCCACGCCCGGCTGCCACCCGTGACTGTGGACTTTGCCAGCCTCTTCCTGCCTTTCCCGCAGCCCCCTGGGGGGGCCGGGCCGGACTTCTTCGAGGAGCTCTGGGCCTCCTGCCTGCCGAAGGGCGCCGAGAGTCGGGTGTGGTGCCCACTGGGGCCGCAGGGGCTCGAGGCCCTGGTAGCCCGCCACCTGGAACCCTTCGTGGTGGCGGCCCAGCCCCCCACCAGCTACTCCGTGGCCATCCGCCTGCCCCCGGCCTCCAGGCTGCTGCTGCGGCTGCAGGCGACACCAGCGGGCGGGGTGCCCGTGGCCCTGCGCACCGACGACTGGGCTGTGCTGCCCCTGGCCGGGGACTTTCTCCGCGGGCTCTCAGCCGCCGGCTGA